A genomic stretch from Litoribacterium kuwaitense includes:
- a CDS encoding nitroreductase family protein, with protein MDKQKKQPLRQEGQGARQPEHSVSPLFLNRWSSRSFTDQPVSEDDLYTILEAAHWSPSSFNDQPWRFFVAHTEEHLPLFRSFLNEFNYTWASRAPVLLVIASDTLRPNGSTPNRAHAFDAGAAWASLALQASMLGLVAHAMGGFDRDKVRNELSLPETYAIHAMVALGYRGEPEDLPAALREEEKPNTRNRLSAVVTKGPFY; from the coding sequence GTGGATAAACAAAAAAAGCAACCATTACGTCAAGAGGGCCAAGGAGCCCGTCAGCCTGAGCACTCCGTAAGTCCTCTCTTTTTAAATCGCTGGTCGTCGCGTTCTTTTACCGATCAGCCAGTTTCAGAAGATGATCTGTATACGATTTTAGAGGCTGCGCATTGGTCGCCATCTTCTTTCAATGATCAGCCTTGGCGTTTCTTTGTGGCACATACAGAGGAACATTTACCTCTGTTTCGCAGCTTTTTAAATGAGTTTAACTACACATGGGCGAGCCGTGCTCCTGTACTGCTTGTCATCGCTTCAGACACACTTCGCCCCAATGGATCCACCCCAAACCGTGCGCACGCATTTGATGCTGGGGCAGCTTGGGCTTCTCTCGCTTTACAAGCTTCAATGCTTGGTCTCGTCGCTCATGCAATGGGCGGATTTGACCGAGATAAAGTTCGTAATGAGCTTTCTCTACCGGAAACGTATGCAATTCATGCGATGGTCGCTCTCGGATATCGAGGAGAGCCTGAAGATTTGCCAGCAGCGCTGCGCGAAGAAGAAAAGCCGAATACGCGCAATCGGCTGTCAGCAGTTGTGACGAAAGGTCCATTTTATTGA